From Fusobacterium varium:
AAAGGTATCAATATCTTCAGCACCACATGGCAGGGCAAATCTTAAGGAAACAGCATTGTAAATATCTACTAATGTATTAATACTTGAAACAGGATTTCCTTTTTCTGCCCGTTTTAAAAGTGCTTCAATACTGCATCTAGCTCCTTTTTTTGTTTTAAATTTCTGATAAGCATCACGATATATTTTAATTACAGTATTTTCACTAAAAATTTCACTAGTCAAAAAATTTTTAGCAATTTCATTGCTGCTTTCAAGAAATTTTTTTATTTCTTGAGGTGAATCATTAGAATTTTTAAAATCTTTCAATAATACTACACCTAATTTTGCATTAGGAAATAATTCCCAAAAAGAATTATCTATAATAAATTTACTCATGGAAACCTCCTAAAATATTTTCATAAAAAAATAACATTCATACATATCTTCTTAGACCTAACGATATATACAAATGCTTACCCGGTGGCAATAATATTTTTTTTTAATTTTATCACAAATAACAACACTTTTCAAATTTTATTAAGAAAAATTTTAGGCATTAATAATAAAAATAAAATTCTTTAATAGATGAAAAAGTTATAATTCATATATATGATATTTTTTAAACAAAAATGAATTGATATGAAAAAGCTAAACTTATCTTTTATAAATTTTTTAAAAAATAAATTAATTATATTCTTTTTTTAATTTTATTGAATTTATTTTTTTATTAATTTATAAAGCATCTGCTTTTGCTAACTAAAAGATTAGATGTTCTAAATATCCTTCAAGATATTTAATGTAGACAAATCTTATCATAGTTATAAAATATGTATAAATACTAATTTTGTAACAGTGTACAAGTGCGTAATTGTTGATTTTAAAGGATATATTTGATATGATATAAGGAAAGGTGTATTTCATATATATTTTATTTTGAAAAGTAAAATTCAAAAATTATTATAATTATTTAAACTTAGTAATAAATGGTAAAATATACAGAAAGTTAATTGAGAAGTTTTATTTTAAATTATAAAAATATTAAAATTGTTAAGTATTTAATAAGCAATGATTTTCTTATTTTATTAGAATAATAATTGTTGTTATTAAAAAATTGGATATTTTGCTGAGGATTATAAAAATAATTTTAAGAATGCTTGTTAAATTTTTCTAAGTACCCAAAAACTTTTAAATTTATAAAGAGCATGCTGGCTAATGTCAAAGTGCTGAATTCAATATTGAAATACTAGTTCAATTGTTATAAAAGAGCAACAGCTTTATCCAGTGTCTACAGCAAGATGATACTGAAGCAAGTTATTATAGTTCTTACAGTTAATATTTTAGTTTCTGGTATGACACTTGAAGTAATGATTATATATCAAAGTCAATTAAAATAGAATATCTGATTAAAAACTTAAAAAATGAATAATCTAAAGAAAAAATATGCAAAACTGGGGATGGGTAAATGAAAGAAAAGTATAAAATTTTAATTGTAGATGATGCAGATATTAATCGTTCCATATTATCAGATATGCTGTCAGCTCAATATGAAATTATAGAAGCAGGTAATGGATTAGAAGCAATTTCAATATTGGATAAACAGTATTCTGAAATATCACTAATTCTTTTAGACATTATGATGCCTAAAATGGATGGTTTTGAAGTATTATCTATCATGAATAAAAGCAGATATTTAAAAAGTATTCCTATCATTACAATTTCAGCAGAAACTTCATCTGCCTATATAAACAAAGCATATAATTTAGGAGCAATTGACTATATTAACAGGCCATTTGATGAAAATACTATAATACATAGAGTTAAAAATACGATTATGCTTTACACAAAACAAAAAATAATGGAAGATACAATTGCAGAGCAATTTTTAGAAAAAGAACAGAAAACCTTTTTAATGATAGAAATATTAGCTAATATTGTTGAATTCGGCAATAGTGGAAGCAGTATGCATATATTAAATATTCGAACACTTACAGAACTATTACTGCGACATTTAATTCAAATGACAGATCAATATTCTCTAGATTCTGTACAGATTTCTCTTATTGCTAATGCTTCCTGTATGCATGACATAGGAAAAATTTCTATCTCTCAAGAAATATTAAATAAACCTAAATGTTTAACAACAGAAGAATTTGAAATTATTAAAAATCATACTATTATTGGAGCACAAATATTAGAAAAAGTTCCTGAGTATAAAAAAGATGGATTATTACAAATTGCACATGATATCTGTCGTTGGCATCATGAACGTTATGATGGAGGTGGATATCCTGATGGACTTAAAGGAGAAGAGATTCCAATATCTGCCCAAATAGTTGCTTTGGCAGATGTTTATGATGCTCTTACGAATGAGAGAATTTATAAACCCACTTATTCTTCTGAAAATGCTGTACAAATGATTTTAAATGGAGAATGTGGGGTCTTTAGTCCTCTTTTATTGCAGTGTCTTAAAGAAGTTGCTCCTTTTATTGAAATAGAAAAAGAAAAAAATGCAGTATTATTGCCTACTTCAATTGATATTAATAATATACTTATAGAAAAACAAAATTTTAGTAAACCTTCTAAGCGTACAATGACACTTTTAGAACAGGAACGTATAAAATTTCAATTTTTTGCCTCTATGGCAAAAGAAATAATGTTTGAATATAATGAAGATTCAGATTTATTAACTATTTCTGACTGGGGAGTTGTTAGACTTGGTTTAGATGAAATTACAGTACACCCTTTAAATAATGAAAAATTAAGATCAGTATTCAAATTAAAAGATTTGAAAGATTTAGCAGATCGCTTAAGACAGGCAAGTGTTAATCATCCTGTAATACATGCTACATATAATTTGAATGTTCAGGGACAGTGGCGCTGGCATAAAATAATAGCCAGACCTCTATGGAGTAATAGTGAAGATGATGAAAGAACAGGAAGCATTGGAAAAATAATGGATATACATGAAGAATATACACAAATGGAAATATTAAAAATGAAAGTAGAACAAGATTCTTTAACTAAGCTTTATAATCATGTATCAATCCGTAAATTGATTGAAGCAGAATTAAAATTAAAAAATAAAAAGCACTATGCATTAGTTATTATAGATCTTGATTATTTTAAAATTGCAAATGATAAATATGGACATATGTTTGGAGATAAAGTACTCAAAGAAGTGGCCAAAAGAATACTTAAAAATATAAAAGAGGAGGATATTGCTTCCAGAATTGGAGGAGATGAATTTTTAATATTTTTTTCTTATAATGAAAATAGTAACATAGAAGTATTGGTAAAACAATTATTTCAAAATATCTGTGGTAAATTTGAAGAATTTTCAATTTCTATTTGTATGGGAGTCTCTATTTATCCAGAAAATGGAAGAAATTATGAACTGCTTTTTCAACAGGCTGATAAAGCTTTATATAATGCTAAGAAAAGAGGCAGACAACAATATTGCTTTTACAGCACTTTCATGCAGAAAAACTCTTCTGTTATTTCATCAATAGATAGTAATTTGGACATTTATAGTCAGAGATGAAAGAGTAAATAGCTAAAATTAAGCTTTATATAATGGAAATAAATTTTAAAATAATCTTATTAAAGAATTTGAAGTTCAGTATAAATTTAATTAAAAACGATAAAAATACCAGAGATTTAATATTTCTGGTATTTTATATTTGATGTTTATTTAAAATTAAATAATTAATTTTCTATGGTTATCCAGTCAATATTGTTTATTTTTTCAAAATCTGACAGAGGCATAGGTTTATAAAATACATATCCCTGTATTAAATCGCACTTGATTTCTTTTAAAAATTCAACTTGTTCTGTTTTCTCTATTCCTTCAGCTACTGTTTTCATATCTAACCTATTTGCAAGGGTTACTATTTCTTCTATAATTATTTTTTCTCTTTCTTTATATTCACTGTCATCAAAAAATAATGAATCGAATTTAATAATATCAACTTTCATATTTTTTAGAGTATTTAAAGAAGAATAGCCCTTTCCAAAATCATCCATAGCACATAAGAAACCATTATTATGAAGTTCATTTATTATTTTTTCTACTTTTTTCATATCATCAAATATAATAGATTCTGTAAATTCAATTATTATTACTCTGTCAGGAATATTGTATTTTTCTTTAATATCAGTGTATATTTTTATAAAATCTGTACTATAAAATTGTATTTTAGAAACATTTACAGAAATTGAAATAACTCTTTTATAATTATCAAGTTGTTTTTTCAACCACTGGCATACACTTTCAAATATATATTGATCTAAAGTATTTATTAAAAAATTTTTTTCTAAAATAGGAATAAAAATACTAGGAGATATAAATTTTCCATTATTATTCCATCTTGTCAGAGCTTCAGCACTTTCAATTTTCATTTCTTTTAATTCTACTTTAGGCTGGAAATATGTTAAAATTTCTCCTGTATTGATTGCTTTATTAATATTATTTTTTATAAAATTTTCTTCCAGCATTTTATTTTTTATGTACTTGTCATAGAATGTATAATTAGTTATTCCACCTTTTATTGTTTTTTGAGCAAAATTGGCTTTATCTATCAAATTTTTTATTTTAATATTAGTATTATTTTCATCAATATCTTCTAGACAACATATTCCACCATAAATTGAGGCTTGATAGCTGTTGTTGTTTTTTTCTAAAAATTCTTTAAAATGCTTGTCAAGATTCAACTGACGTTTTAATAATTCATTTTTATTATAATATTTTCTTAATATAACAAATATGTCTCCAGAAACTCTTCCACTAGTTTCCTTTTTCTGATTATCCAGTTCAAGGAGTCTATTATATTCTTTTAAAATATAATCTCCATATTTATATCCCAAAATATCATTACAATATTTAAAATTTTCAAAATCTAAATAAATAATAGCAAATTTATCATTTTTATTTTCTTTGATTAAAATATCAGCCTCTATTTTAAATTGTTTTAAGTTGTTTCCTTCAGTTAATTCATCTTTGAATATTAATTTTCTAAATTTATCATTTGTTTTTTCAAGAAATACTTGATATTTTAGTTGAAGAATAAAGATAACTATACATGTGACTAAAGAAATTATAGATAATATGATTATTAAAAACATAAGTTTGCTTGAATAAATTCTTGTATATTTATCAGCAGAGAAAACAGTGCTATTAGCTAGATTAAAAAAATCTTCACTTAAATTTAAGAACTGAGATTTTTCATTTCCATTTCTTACATCAGAAATATTATTTTTTATTTCATTCCATTTTTTATTTAATTCTAATAAATTATTATTATATTCCTTGTCACTTATACGAGGTAAATTATATTTTCCATTTCCATTTAATAAATCAAATAAAATTTCATCAACATACCTTATAAGATCATCATTTGGAAGAGAATTAGTTTCTAATTTAAAAACTCTTTGAGACGCTCCTCTGACTATTCCCAGATAATTAATCCAACGACTATATCTCTTTATTTGAATGATGGAATTTATAGAAATCAAGCAGGCAGCTACTAATAATGTAAAAAAAATAGGTTTAATAAACTTTCCGAATTTATTCATTTTTTTCTCCTGATATTGATTTTTATTTAAACAACAAAAATACCCAGAAAAAATTATTTTTCTGTGCATGAGGTAATTTTATTTTTAAGCTTTACTTTTTTATTATGATATATTTTTTTATCTACATACATTTTTTCTTCTGCTATTTTTATTAAGTTATCTATTTTTTCTGATTTAGATGCCCAAATATGCCCAATTGAAGCTAATGGACCATTTGAACTTTTTAAATTTTGTTTTAATTTTAAGACATTTAAGGAAAACTCATCATAAGTCATAGAATTAGAAAAAACAATAAATTCATCTCCTCCAATTCTATATTTTGAATCTTTTATAAAAATTTTATTTATAGCTTTAAAAACATTTATTATAAGTTCATCTCCTGCAGTATGCCCTATGTTATCATTTATATCTTTTAATCCATTTACATCTATAAATAAAATTCCTAATCCATTTTCCATATTTTGGCTGAAATTTTCT
This genomic window contains:
- a CDS encoding diguanylate cyclase — its product is MKEKYKILIVDDADINRSILSDMLSAQYEIIEAGNGLEAISILDKQYSEISLILLDIMMPKMDGFEVLSIMNKSRYLKSIPIITISAETSSAYINKAYNLGAIDYINRPFDENTIIHRVKNTIMLYTKQKIMEDTIAEQFLEKEQKTFLMIEILANIVEFGNSGSSMHILNIRTLTELLLRHLIQMTDQYSLDSVQISLIANASCMHDIGKISISQEILNKPKCLTTEEFEIIKNHTIIGAQILEKVPEYKKDGLLQIAHDICRWHHERYDGGGYPDGLKGEEIPISAQIVALADVYDALTNERIYKPTYSSENAVQMILNGECGVFSPLLLQCLKEVAPFIEIEKEKNAVLLPTSIDINNILIEKQNFSKPSKRTMTLLEQERIKFQFFASMAKEIMFEYNEDSDLLTISDWGVVRLGLDEITVHPLNNEKLRSVFKLKDLKDLADRLRQASVNHPVIHATYNLNVQGQWRWHKIIARPLWSNSEDDERTGSIGKIMDIHEEYTQMEILKMKVEQDSLTKLYNHVSIRKLIEAELKLKNKKHYALVIIDLDYFKIANDKYGHMFGDKVLKEVAKRILKNIKEEDIASRIGGDEFLIFFSYNENSNIEVLVKQLFQNICGKFEEFSISICMGVSIYPENGRNYELLFQQADKALYNAKKRGRQQYCFYSTFMQKNSSVISSIDSNLDIYSQR
- a CDS encoding putative bacterial signaling protein, with the protein product MNKFGKFIKPIFFTLLVAACLISINSIIQIKRYSRWINYLGIVRGASQRVFKLETNSLPNDDLIRYVDEILFDLLNGNGKYNLPRISDKEYNNNLLELNKKWNEIKNNISDVRNGNEKSQFLNLSEDFFNLANSTVFSADKYTRIYSSKLMFLIIILSIISLVTCIVIFILQLKYQVFLEKTNDKFRKLIFKDELTEGNNLKQFKIEADILIKENKNDKFAIIYLDFENFKYCNDILGYKYGDYILKEYNRLLELDNQKKETSGRVSGDIFVILRKYYNKNELLKRQLNLDKHFKEFLEKNNNSYQASIYGGICCLEDIDENNTNIKIKNLIDKANFAQKTIKGGITNYTFYDKYIKNKMLEENFIKNNINKAINTGEILTYFQPKVELKEMKIESAEALTRWNNNGKFISPSIFIPILEKNFLINTLDQYIFESVCQWLKKQLDNYKRVISISVNVSKIQFYSTDFIKIYTDIKEKYNIPDRVIIIEFTESIIFDDMKKVEKIINELHNNGFLCAMDDFGKGYSSLNTLKNMKVDIIKFDSLFFDDSEYKEREKIIIEEIVTLANRLDMKTVAEGIEKTEQVEFLKEIKCDLIQGYVFYKPMPLSDFEKINNIDWITIEN